One window of Anaerolineales bacterium genomic DNA carries:
- a CDS encoding glycosyltransferase family 4 protein has translation MKILLINQVFVSPEEPGHTRHFEMGKFLKERGHELIIVASDLNYQTGQRTVERSGLYTEQNIDGIRVFRSYMYPAIHRSYFWRVIAFFSFMFSSILTALHLKNVDLVLGTTPPIFQAVSAWVVAALRRKPFLLEVRDLWPEFGISMGVLKNPIIIALSRWLENFLYKRADHILVNSPAYREYMLAKGVPANKVTYIPYGTDVDMFNPSIDGSSIRKELNLEDKFVVLYAGALGQANDIDTLLRAAERLKKEERINFLLFGDGKEKTRLEAEAQNKNLTNVIFAGTRPKKDMPRIVASADVCLAILQDIPAFRTTYPNKVFDYMAAGRASIIVIDGITRDLIESSNGGVYVHPADDAMLAQKILELSQNPAQVKEMGANAREYLVKNLDRRDRLNETLNLLKSLTTKEH, from the coding sequence ATGAAGATTTTACTCATCAACCAGGTCTTTGTCTCACCCGAGGAGCCGGGGCATACCCGTCATTTTGAGATGGGTAAATTCCTCAAAGAACGCGGGCACGAACTTATCATCGTCGCCAGCGATCTGAATTATCAGACCGGGCAACGTACTGTGGAGCGCAGCGGACTTTACACCGAGCAGAACATAGACGGTATCCGTGTTTTCCGTTCATACATGTACCCCGCCATTCATCGCAGTTATTTCTGGAGGGTGATCGCCTTCTTCAGTTTCATGTTCTCATCCATACTCACTGCCCTGCACCTCAAAAATGTGGACCTCGTGCTGGGCACCACGCCCCCGATCTTTCAAGCCGTTTCAGCCTGGGTGGTGGCGGCACTGCGCCGCAAACCTTTCCTGCTCGAAGTGCGCGACCTGTGGCCCGAGTTTGGCATCAGCATGGGCGTGTTGAAGAATCCCATCATCATTGCGCTTTCACGCTGGCTCGAAAACTTCTTATACAAACGCGCCGATCACATCTTGGTTAACTCGCCTGCATATCGTGAGTACATGCTTGCAAAAGGTGTGCCTGCCAACAAAGTCACCTACATTCCATACGGCACCGATGTGGACATGTTCAACCCGTCTATTGATGGTTCGTCCATTCGCAAAGAACTCAACCTCGAAGACAAATTCGTGGTCTTGTATGCGGGGGCGCTGGGACAGGCAAACGATATTGATACGCTGCTTCGTGCGGCAGAAAGATTGAAGAAAGAAGAACGAATTAATTTTTTATTATTCGGCGACGGCAAAGAAAAAACACGCCTCGAAGCCGAAGCGCAAAATAAAAATCTCACCAACGTCATCTTCGCGGGCACGCGCCCTAAAAAGGACATGCCTCGCATCGTTGCCTCCGCCGATGTTTGTCTCGCCATTTTGCAAGACATTCCCGCCTTCCGCACCACCTACCCAAACAAAGTCTTCGACTATATGGCAGCCGGTCGCGCCAGCATCATCGTCATCGACGGCATCACCCGCGATTTGATCGAGTCGTCGAATGGCGGCGTCTACGTCCACCCGGCGGATGATGCCATGCTTGCACAGAAAATTCTCGAACTCTCGCAGAACCCCGCGCAGGT
- the add gene encoding adenosine deaminase, translated as MGIQIKDFIEQMPKVELHVHLEGSVVPETLLILAQKNNIALPANNLDELREWYIFKDFDHFIEIYSIIAGCFRHADDIELIAREFLIGQAKQNILYSEVTFTPYSQFAASGLGFHEQMDAVERARLWANEELGVDLGIIVDIPRMIPAKEGDVVADWVIERYGDGLLIALGLGGPEIGNPPEKFKTAFDKVRAKGIPCILHAGETMGPESIWQAFLFADSLRIGHGVRAIEDPNLVEHLREKQIPLEVCPTSNICLKVYPSLEEHSLTQLLNEDLFITINSDDPPMFNTTLTNEFLQLQGLHHWDMNLIEKLTFNALNASLLSLEQKQALTNKIQNQFKQLRSQLSV; from the coding sequence ATGGGAATCCAGATCAAGGATTTCATTGAGCAAATGCCCAAGGTGGAACTTCATGTTCACCTTGAAGGTTCGGTTGTTCCAGAAACATTATTGATACTCGCCCAAAAAAATAACATTGCACTTCCTGCTAATAATCTGGATGAACTGAGGGAATGGTATATCTTCAAGGACTTCGATCACTTCATTGAAATTTACAGCATCATCGCTGGTTGTTTTCGCCATGCGGATGATATTGAATTAATCGCGCGAGAATTCTTGATTGGACAGGCAAAACAAAATATCCTTTACAGTGAAGTGACCTTTACACCATACAGCCAATTTGCCGCCAGCGGACTGGGTTTTCACGAGCAAATGGACGCTGTAGAACGGGCGCGTTTGTGGGCGAATGAAGAGCTCGGCGTGGATTTGGGAATCATTGTTGATATTCCTCGAATGATCCCTGCCAAGGAAGGCGACGTAGTTGCGGATTGGGTTATCGAACGATATGGAGACGGATTATTGATCGCCCTTGGCTTGGGCGGACCAGAGATCGGAAACCCGCCCGAAAAATTCAAGACGGCATTTGATAAGGTTCGCGCAAAGGGGATTCCCTGCATTCTTCATGCTGGCGAGACAATGGGACCTGAAAGCATCTGGCAGGCATTCCTATTTGCAGACAGTTTGCGGATCGGTCATGGTGTGCGTGCTATCGAGGACCCAAACCTTGTTGAGCACTTGCGAGAAAAGCAAATCCCGCTGGAGGTCTGTCCGACCAGCAACATTTGCCTCAAAGTTTATCCGTCTCTTGAAGAGCATAGCCTTACCCAGTTGTTGAACGAAGATCTATTTATAACCATCAACAGCGATGACCCGCCCATGTTCAACACGACCCTCACGAATGAATTCCTTCAATTACAGGGACTCCATCATTGGGACATGAATCTCATCGAAAAATTAACCTTCAATGCTCTGAACGCCAGCCTATTATCTCTTGAGCAAAAACAAGCTTTGACCAATAAAATCCAAAATCAATTCAAGCAATTACGCTCGCAACTTTCGGTGTAG
- a CDS encoding type II toxin-antitoxin system PemK/MazF family toxin: protein MGAKQGDVFWITPNKTNGIGSDHIHPHVVIQVHVQNKVAVCALTTNLKRAKDPGNVLLDEGEAGLPKQSVIVASQVNTVDEMQLGEYIGTLTEQRIHQVLAGMRFLQFMIQHYEKEAYL, encoded by the coding sequence ATGGGCGCCAAACAAGGTGATGTGTTTTGGATCACACCAAATAAAACAAACGGGATCGGATCCGATCACATTCATCCGCATGTTGTCATTCAGGTACACGTACAAAATAAAGTGGCCGTTTGTGCTTTGACCACAAACCTAAAGCGCGCCAAGGACCCTGGCAATGTACTGCTCGATGAAGGTGAAGCTGGTCTTCCAAAACAAAGTGTCATCGTTGCGTCACAAGTCAATACAGTGGACGAAATGCAATTAGGTGAATATATCGGGACATTGACTGAGCAAAGGATTCATCAAGTGCTGGCTGGTATGCGTTTTTTACAGTTCATGATCCAACACTACGAGAAGGAAGCATATTTATGA
- the dapB gene encoding 4-hydroxy-tetrahydrodipicolinate reductase gives MTIRVCLAGATGWAGSAVARTIAKLDDIVLVSAVSRTHAGKTLGEALNESSLACPIYATAQEALAARPCDVFFEFTKPDVAKLNVLSALQHGAHVVVGTSGLTDEDYTEIAFFADKSQRGVLAVGNFALTVVLLQKFAEIAARFIPQWEIIDFASDGKKDSPSGTVRELANRLSKVRSSELTVPLEEIQGVKETRGARMSGSQVHSLRLPSYTISAEVIFGMPDQRLTLRHDSGTSAQPYVDGSLLAIRKVSSFVGLRRGLDSVLHFEM, from the coding sequence ATGACCATTCGAGTTTGTCTTGCTGGCGCTACAGGTTGGGCGGGGTCTGCGGTTGCCAGAACAATTGCTAAATTAGATGACATTGTGCTGGTCTCTGCGGTTTCACGCACCCATGCTGGCAAGACGCTTGGCGAGGCGTTGAACGAGTCAAGTTTGGCTTGCCCCATTTATGCAACGGCACAGGAAGCATTGGCAGCTCGACCGTGTGATGTGTTCTTTGAATTCACAAAGCCGGATGTGGCGAAATTAAACGTGCTGAGCGCCTTGCAGCACGGAGCGCACGTCGTGGTTGGCACATCGGGATTGACGGACGAAGACTACACCGAAATTGCATTTTTTGCCGACAAATCTCAGCGTGGTGTTCTGGCTGTCGGCAACTTTGCCTTGACCGTTGTCCTGCTTCAAAAGTTCGCCGAGATTGCGGCGCGCTTCATTCCGCAATGGGAGATCATCGACTTCGCCAGCGATGGCAAAAAGGACTCCCCCAGCGGAACGGTGCGTGAGTTGGCGAATCGGCTGTCAAAGGTCCGCTCTTCGGAGCTGACCGTGCCCTTGGAAGAAATACAGGGCGTCAAAGAGACGCGCGGCGCACGGATGAGCGGTTCGCAGGTACACTCTCTGCGATTGCCCAGTTACACCATTTCGGCTGAAGTCATCTTCGGCATGCCCGACCAACGGCTGACCCTCCGTCACGATTCAGGTACCAGCGCCCAGCCTTATGTGGATGGTTCTTTATTGGCAATCCGCAAAGTCAGTTCGTTTGTCGGTCTGCGCCGCGGATTGGATAGCGTGTTGCACTTTGAGATGTAG
- a CDS encoding DMT family transporter: protein MSITLLSILSGITGMFGWGLYDFLGGVFAKQIGPYKSFFWSQLAGLASMLLLAILISPSMDIPSVVIFLFPVAALLYSAGYLFFFKGFEVGNMSIVAATMNLWAVFTMLFAFTFMGQRLTVTQTVGVLMILTGVTLASLNWSEIQQRKFQLSTGVREAIAGAFFFGIYWNVSETIVEEVGWLVSTALIKLGIVVFMLLFFAISKRGMGLAGTAGKTISAIFVMGVIEAGSVAVVNYGLTIGDAILITPIASALSIVTILLAIIFLKERITKTQGIGVATAVVGIVVTGL from the coding sequence ATGAGCATTACACTACTCAGCATCTTATCTGGAATAACAGGCATGTTTGGGTGGGGATTGTATGATTTTCTGGGCGGCGTTTTCGCCAAACAGATCGGACCTTACAAATCGTTTTTCTGGTCACAACTGGCTGGGCTGGCATCCATGCTTTTACTCGCCATTTTAATATCCCCCAGCATGGACATCCCTTCAGTTGTGATTTTCCTTTTCCCCGTCGCGGCGCTTCTTTACTCGGCAGGCTATTTGTTCTTCTTCAAAGGCTTTGAGGTTGGCAACATGTCCATTGTTGCCGCCACCATGAACTTGTGGGCGGTGTTCACCATGTTGTTCGCCTTCACCTTCATGGGACAACGTCTTACTGTCACCCAAACCGTCGGCGTCCTGATGATCCTTACGGGTGTGACACTCGCATCCCTGAACTGGAGCGAGATCCAACAGCGAAAGTTTCAACTTTCTACAGGGGTCAGGGAAGCCATTGCTGGAGCCTTCTTCTTCGGCATTTACTGGAATGTCAGCGAGACCATCGTGGAAGAAGTCGGTTGGCTGGTCAGCACGGCGTTGATCAAATTGGGCATCGTTGTTTTTATGCTGCTCTTTTTCGCAATTTCAAAGCGCGGGATGGGTCTGGCGGGCACCGCCGGAAAAACCATATCTGCCATCTTCGTCATGGGTGTGATTGAAGCGGGATCGGTTGCAGTTGTCAACTACGGTTTGACTATCGGAGACGCGATCCTGATCACTCCCATCGCATCCGCTCTATCGATAGTTACAATCTTATTGGCGATCATTTTCCTTAAGGAAAGAATCACCAAAACACAAGGAATTGGCGTAGCCACGGCAGTTGTCGGAATCGTGGTTACAGGTTTATAA
- a CDS encoding DUF1801 domain-containing protein: MAEPKTQKTKASVKAFLESIPNEGTRADCFEIVKMMKQATKAEPAMWGGSIVGFGEYMLTYANGSQLPWPLIAFSPRKQYITLYVDPASDTYESHLKKLGKHSTAKVCLYIKKLADVDKKVLKEIIVDSVKATKKLKR; the protein is encoded by the coding sequence ATGGCAGAGCCAAAAACTCAAAAAACAAAGGCAAGTGTCAAGGCGTTTCTGGAGAGCATCCCCAACGAAGGGACCCGCGCCGATTGCTTCGAAATTGTGAAGATGATGAAGCAAGCCACCAAAGCGGAGCCTGCCATGTGGGGCGGCAGCATTGTGGGTTTTGGGGAATACATGCTGACCTACGCCAATGGAAGCCAACTGCCCTGGCCCCTGATCGCCTTTTCGCCCCGCAAGCAATATATCACCCTTTACGTCGACCCCGCCTCTGACACCTATGAAAGCCACCTCAAAAAACTCGGCAAACATTCCACGGCAAAGGTATGTTTGTACATCAAAAAGCTGGCAGACGTGGATAAGAAAGTGCTCAAAGAGATCATCGTTGACTCCGTGAAGGCGACGAAGAAGTTGAAAAGATAA
- the gatB gene encoding Asp-tRNA(Asn)/Glu-tRNA(Gln) amidotransferase subunit GatB: MKPTYEPVIGLEIHGELLTNSKMFCSCSADYGSAPEPNSNICPVCTGLPGAMPVVNKKATELAALVGLALNCSINKHNTFARKNYYYPDLPKGYQISQYELPIAEKGWLEVNDGSENQLKVRVRRVHIEEDTAKLSHEKNYALVDFNRAGVPLLEIVSEPDIRTVEAALDYATKVRAILRYLGVNSGDMEKGVLRFEANISVRPVGSDEFRTRTEIKNLNSFRALVRASQYEIERQIKIYEAGGTVVQETLGWDDVRGVTTSQRSKEEAHDYRYFPEPDLPPLQLSDAWIAEIKSRLPELPEAKTSRFISDFGLTPSEARFLTSERTLADYFESVVSNSKSPAKTIHSWISGEFMRYLNDSGLSIDDVTLVPETLAKLIDMVTDKTIGASAGKTVLTELFKNGGDPAQIVKEKNLLQMTDVNAIQEIVTKILNDNPKEVDDYNAGKETLFQWFMGQVARATKGKADPNVAKELMVKGLEERKKS; the protein is encoded by the coding sequence ATGAAACCAACCTACGAACCTGTCATCGGACTTGAAATTCACGGCGAGTTACTCACCAACTCCAAAATGTTCTGCAGTTGCTCTGCGGATTATGGCTCCGCGCCGGAACCGAACTCGAACATCTGCCCGGTCTGCACGGGGTTGCCGGGCGCCATGCCGGTCGTCAACAAAAAGGCGACGGAACTTGCCGCGTTGGTCGGTCTCGCGTTGAACTGCTCCATCAACAAGCACAACACCTTTGCGCGCAAAAATTATTACTACCCCGACCTGCCCAAGGGTTATCAAATTTCGCAATATGAATTACCAATCGCAGAAAAAGGTTGGCTCGAAGTCAATGATGGCAGCGAGAATCAACTCAAGGTCCGCGTGAGGCGGGTTCACATCGAAGAAGACACTGCCAAACTTTCTCACGAAAAAAATTACGCGCTGGTTGATTTCAATCGTGCAGGCGTGCCTTTGCTTGAGATCGTCTCCGAGCCCGATATTCGCACCGTCGAAGCCGCGCTCGATTACGCCACGAAGGTCCGCGCCATTTTGCGTTACCTCGGCGTCAACTCGGGCGACATGGAAAAAGGCGTGCTGCGTTTTGAGGCAAATATTTCTGTGCGTCCCGTCGGCAGTGACGAGTTCCGCACGCGCACCGAAATAAAAAATCTCAACAGCTTCCGCGCGCTCGTCCGCGCTTCGCAATATGAGATCGAACGCCAGATCAAAATTTACGAGGCAGGCGGCACGGTCGTGCAAGAAACTCTCGGCTGGGACGATGTTCGGGGTGTGACGACCAGCCAACGGTCGAAGGAAGAGGCGCACGATTATCGCTACTTCCCCGAGCCTGACCTGCCTCCGCTTCAGTTATCGGATGCGTGGATCGCGGAAATTAAATCCCGCTTGCCCGAACTGCCGGAAGCAAAAACATCGCGCTTCATTTCAGACTTTGGGCTGACTCCGTCCGAGGCGCGTTTTCTCACCTCCGAGCGGACTCTCGCGGACTACTTCGAGAGCGTGGTCTCAAATTCAAAAAGCCCCGCCAAGACCATCCACTCGTGGATCTCGGGTGAGTTCATGCGCTACTTGAATGACTCAGGCTTGAGCATTGATGATGTGACTCTCGTGCCCGAAACGCTCGCAAAGTTAATTGACATGGTGACGGATAAAACCATTGGCGCGAGCGCAGGCAAAACCGTGCTGACCGAACTCTTCAAAAATGGCGGCGACCCAGCACAGATCGTGAAAGAAAAAAATCTCTTGCAGATGACGGATGTGAACGCCATTCAAGAGATCGTGACGAAGATTTTGAACGACAACCCCAAAGAAGTGGACGACTACAACGCGGGCAAAGAGACGCTGTTCCAATGGTTCATGGGTCAGGTGGCGAGAGCCACAAAAGGCAAAGCCGACCCGAACGTGGCGAAGGAATTGATGGTGAAGGGGTTGGAAGAGCGAAAGAAATCGTAA
- the aspS gene encoding aspartate--tRNA ligase: MYRTHLCGELRASHAGQTVTLAGWVNRRRDHGGVAFFDLRDRAGIVQVTINPDLPKEMLDLVADVRNEWVLQIEGVAQKRPEGMENPKMETGEVEVIAKNVTVLNPSRTPPFMVNTDNDLPDENMRLKYRYIDLRRERLTRNMVLRHKIVKFMRDYLDKEGFIEIETPIMFKATPEGARDYLVPSRIYPGQFYALPQSPQQLKQLLMVAGMDKYFQIARCFRDEDLRGDRQPEFTQLDLEMSFVQRDDVLDLVEGLFTAMLPEVAPYKKLFSSPWPKFSYKEVLERFGTDKPDLRFGMELIDVTDILAKSEFKVFQSALEAGGVIKCIVAPKSAEMSRKELDALTGVAKSFGAKGMPYLAVTAEGVKGSAAKFFKEEELAALKEKTGAGVGDLIVFASDARAVVNKTLGGLRLWFRDRLDLADKNMMAFAWVVDFPFFAFNEETQTWESEHHPFTMPKMEDLPKFDTDPGAVLSDAYDMVCNGYETASGSIRIHRRDIQMKMFQLLGLSDEDIQKKFGHMLEAFEYGAPPHGGMAPGIDRLVMLLADEPNIREVIAFPKNQNGRDVMADAPSEVEPKQLKELHIKFS, translated from the coding sequence ATGTACAGAACTCATCTTTGTGGAGAATTAAGAGCCAGTCATGCCGGGCAGACCGTCACACTCGCAGGCTGGGTAAATCGACGCCGCGATCACGGCGGGGTGGCATTCTTTGACCTGCGTGACCGCGCAGGCATTGTTCAGGTCACCATCAATCCCGACTTGCCCAAAGAAATGCTTGATCTCGTTGCAGATGTGCGCAATGAGTGGGTTTTACAGATCGAAGGCGTGGCACAAAAACGCCCTGAAGGGATGGAAAATCCCAAAATGGAAACGGGCGAAGTAGAGGTCATTGCCAAAAATGTGACCGTACTCAACCCGTCCAGGACTCCGCCGTTCATGGTCAACACCGATAACGACCTGCCCGACGAGAACATGCGTTTGAAATACCGTTACATTGACCTGCGCCGCGAACGCCTGACCAGGAATATGGTGCTGCGGCATAAGATCGTCAAGTTCATGCGCGACTATCTCGATAAAGAAGGCTTTATCGAGATCGAAACGCCGATCATGTTCAAAGCGACTCCGGAAGGCGCGCGCGATTACCTCGTTCCTTCCCGCATTTACCCGGGTCAGTTCTACGCATTGCCCCAGTCGCCCCAGCAGTTGAAACAATTGCTGATGGTGGCAGGCATGGACAAATATTTCCAGATCGCGCGCTGCTTCCGCGATGAAGACCTGCGCGGCGACCGTCAGCCCGAATTCACACAGCTAGACCTTGAGATGTCTTTCGTGCAACGCGACGATGTGTTGGATCTGGTCGAAGGCCTGTTCACGGCGATGCTGCCTGAAGTGGCGCCTTACAAGAAGTTGTTTTCTTCGCCGTGGCCCAAGTTCTCTTATAAGGAAGTGCTCGAGCGCTTCGGCACAGACAAACCCGACCTGCGCTTCGGCATGGAGTTGATCGACGTCACCGATATTTTAGCGAAGAGTGAGTTCAAGGTCTTCCAGTCTGCGTTGGAGGCGGGCGGTGTGATCAAGTGCATCGTCGCTCCCAAGTCTGCGGAGATGTCACGCAAGGAACTCGACGCGCTCACCGGAGTGGCGAAGTCGTTTGGGGCGAAGGGAATGCCCTATTTGGCGGTAACAGCCGAGGGCGTGAAAGGAAGCGCGGCAAAGTTCTTTAAGGAGGAAGAACTGGCAGCGTTGAAAGAAAAAACGGGAGCAGGAGTCGGCGATCTGATCGTCTTCGCTTCTGATGCCCGCGCGGTGGTCAACAAAACGCTGGGCGGGCTGCGCCTCTGGTTCCGCGATAGGTTGGATTTGGCAGATAAAAATATGATGGCATTCGCGTGGGTTGTGGACTTCCCGTTCTTTGCGTTCAATGAAGAAACGCAAACATGGGAGTCGGAACATCATCCGTTCACGATGCCGAAGATGGAAGACCTGCCGAAGTTCGATACCGATCCTGGCGCGGTGCTTTCGGATGCGTATGACATGGTGTGTAACGGATATGAGACCGCCTCAGGCTCGATCCGTATTCACCGCCGCGATATTCAGATGAAGATGTTCCAGTTGCTCGGCTTGAGTGACGAGGATATTCAGAAGAAATTCGGTCACATGCTGGAGGCGTTCGAGTATGGCGCTCCCCCGCACGGCGGCATGGCTCCGGGCATTGACCGTCTCGTGATGCTGCTGGCGGACGAACCGAACATCCGCGAAGTGATCGCCTTCCCGAAGAACCAGAACGGACGCGATGTGATGGCGGATGCTCCGTCTGAGGTGGAGCCGAAGCAGTTGAAAGAACTACATATCAAATTTAGTTAG
- the gatC gene encoding Asp-tRNA(Asn)/Glu-tRNA(Gln) amidotransferase subunit GatC yields the protein MTQTIDTKTVKHVAFLVRLGISEEEAQKFSGQFSSIIDYFNMLNEVDTSNVLPVSDIANAENVLREDEVKPSMSREEFLKNAPNSERGYVKVPTVLGDEQ from the coding sequence ATGACCCAGACCATCGATACCAAAACCGTCAAGCACGTCGCATTCCTCGTTCGCCTCGGAATCTCCGAAGAGGAAGCGCAAAAATTCAGCGGACAGTTTTCCTCCATCATTGACTATTTCAATATGCTCAATGAAGTCGACACATCCAATGTCCTGCCCGTTTCGGATATCGCCAACGCCGAAAACGTGCTGCGCGAAGACGAAGTCAAACCGTCCATGAGCCGCGAAGAATTCCTCAAGAACGCGCCAAATTCAGAGCGCGGGTATGTCAAGGTCCCGACCGTCTTAGGCGACGAGCAATAA
- the gatA gene encoding Asp-tRNA(Asn)/Glu-tRNA(Gln) amidotransferase subunit GatA: MQLTNLTIREAHELLTTKKISSVELTQAMLDRIHDVDKKVKSYVTVTDDLALEQARKADERIAKGENVTPLTGIPFSMKDCISTRDVRTTCSSKILENYVPQYNATVTNKLADSGAVLVGKTNMDEFGMGSSCENSALFPTHNPWDLERVPGGSSGGAAAAMSASLATFTIGEDTGGSVRMPAGFCNVTGIKPTYGRVSRYGLIALVSSFDSIGPMARDAYDCATVLEHIAGHDPHDSTTYHSPVPIYTQHINKPVKGMKLGIPKEYFVAGMEAGVESAMQEAIRTYEKLGMEIHEVSLPHTKYGLPVYYLLLFAEASSNLARMDGTRFGLSISEGAKDVIDIYLKTRHEGFGDEVKRRIMLGAYALSAGYYDAYYLKAQKVRTLLRRDFETAFSKVDILLAPTCPTTAFKLGEKTSDPLEMYLSDIYVVATNPAGVPALALPAGFSKDMPVGMQLIGKHLDEQTLFQVAYAYQQVTDWHKQSPNL, translated from the coding sequence ATGCAACTAACCAACCTCACCATCCGAGAAGCTCACGAACTTCTCACCACCAAGAAAATCTCCTCCGTCGAACTGACCCAAGCCATGCTTGACCGCATCCACGACGTGGACAAGAAGGTCAAGTCCTACGTCACCGTCACGGATGATCTCGCGCTGGAGCAAGCCAGGAAAGCCGATGAGCGCATTGCCAAAGGCGAGAACGTCACGCCGCTGACGGGCATTCCTTTTTCAATGAAGGACTGCATCTCCACGCGTGACGTCCGCACGACATGCTCCTCCAAGATTCTTGAGAACTACGTTCCGCAGTACAACGCCACCGTCACGAACAAACTCGCAGACTCTGGCGCTGTCCTCGTCGGCAAGACCAACATGGACGAGTTCGGCATGGGGTCTTCGTGTGAAAACTCTGCGCTATTCCCCACGCACAACCCGTGGGATCTCGAACGCGTCCCTGGTGGTTCGAGCGGCGGCGCGGCGGCGGCAATGTCGGCAAGCCTCGCTACCTTCACCATCGGCGAAGACACGGGGGGATCGGTCCGTATGCCCGCGGGATTTTGTAATGTCACTGGAATCAAACCAACTTATGGTCGTGTCTCTCGCTACGGACTTATCGCTCTCGTTTCTTCCTTCGATTCCATCGGTCCCATGGCCCGCGATGCTTACGACTGCGCGACTGTCCTTGAACACATCGCCGGTCACGACCCGCACGACAGCACCACGTATCATTCACCAGTTCCTATTTACACTCAACACATCAACAAGCCCGTCAAGGGAATGAAACTTGGGATCCCGAAAGAATATTTCGTAGCTGGCATGGAAGCGGGCGTTGAGTCCGCCATGCAGGAAGCCATTCGAACCTACGAAAAACTCGGCATGGAGATTCACGAAGTCTCGCTCCCCCATACCAAATACGGCTTGCCTGTTTACTATCTTCTGCTCTTCGCCGAAGCCAGTTCCAACCTCGCCCGCATGGACGGCACACGTTTTGGTCTCTCCATTTCGGAAGGTGCGAAGGATGTCATCGACATCTATCTCAAGACTCGCCACGAAGGTTTTGGCGATGAGGTCAAGCGCAGGATCATGCTTGGCGCGTATGCCCTCTCAGCGGGATATTATGACGCGTATTACTTGAAGGCGCAAAAAGTGCGCACGCTTCTTCGTCGGGACTTTGAAACTGCTTTTTCCAAAGTGGACATTCTCCTCGCCCCGACCTGTCCCACCACCGCCTTCAAACTCGGCGAAAAGACCAGCGACCCGCTCGAAATGTACCTCTCGGATATTTATGTCGTTGCGACGAATCCCGCTGGCGTCCCTGCCCTTGCGCTCCCCGCTGGCTTCTCCAAGGACATGCCCGTTGGCATGCAACTCATCGGTAAGCACTTGGATGAGCAAACGTTATTCCAAGTCGCTTATGCGTATCAACAAGTCACCGATTGGCATAAGCAAAGTCCCAACTTATGA
- a CDS encoding DinB family protein: protein MNADAFCHFYNYHFAENRKILEHVAALTFEQFTQKMDYSRGSIREQLVHLVDVEDVWISELRGVQPSEPLPETTEVDDRDAIRSLWDVVEQNTRAYLANLQDDQLFSKPITDPEEDKDLIVWQVLLHIVNHATDHRAQLLRALHDLGVDTKYQDYIFYVYEHP from the coding sequence ATGAATGCAGATGCCTTTTGCCATTTTTACAACTATCACTTTGCCGAGAACCGCAAGATCTTGGAACATGTCGCTGCGTTGACCTTTGAGCAATTTACTCAGAAAATGGATTACTCTCGCGGCTCAATTCGGGAGCAACTCGTCCACCTTGTTGATGTGGAGGATGTTTGGATCAGCGAGTTGCGCGGCGTTCAGCCGTCTGAGCCGTTGCCAGAAACAACTGAGGTCGATGACCGTGATGCCATCCGCTCGTTGTGGGATGTGGTCGAGCAGAACACTCGTGCCTATCTGGCAAACTTACAGGATGACCAGTTGTTCTCCAAGCCGATCACCGATCCCGAAGAGGACAAGGACTTGATCGTCTGGCAGGTCTTGCTTCATATTGTTAATCACGCCACCGATCATCGCGCTCAACTTCTGCGTGCCTTGCACGATCTGGGCGTGGATACGAAATATCAGGATTATATTTTTTACGTGTACGAACATCCGTGA